The Thermodesulfobacteriota bacterium nucleotide sequence TGAGCGCCACCTCCTGCGAGTCGATGCCGTTGCAGAACCTCTCCCGGCTGATGGCCACCATGATCTTCTCCGGCCAGGCCTGGTACTGGAGCGATTTCGGCGGCTGGTTCACCTCCGACCCCATCGTCGTCTGCATGCGCCACGCCGGCTCCGGCACCCACGCCGCCCTCTACTGGACGGTGATGTACGGCAACTGGGGTGCCTTCCCCTACACCACGGAGAGCGCCGGCGATCCCACCGTCTGGTTCAACGACGGCTCCACCGACGAGATGAAGTGCATCAACACCCTGACCGGCGCCATCGGCTACGCTGACGCCGATCAGCTGGAGGGCACCTCGAACTACGCCAACACCCATGCCCTCAAGTACCAGTGCGTGGAGCCCCGCCGGACCACCATCCGCAACGGCCTCTACGATTTCTGGACCACCCAGTGGACCTATGCCAGCGCCAGCGAGCCGCCGGCGATCGAGCAGGTGATGGCGGACCTCATGGCCTTCGCCTCCAGCTCGGTGCCCGCGAGCAAGGCCAAGTACTGGGCCACCGGCGACGAGATGGTGTACATGCGCGCCTCCGAGGAGGTGTTCCCCGGCTACCGGGGCGCCATCAACCCGCTGTTCCCGTAATCCCACCCAGCCTCCCGCAGCACAGCGCCGGGCCTTCGAGCGATCGAAGGCCCGGCGTGCTTTGACCCGAGCCATGCCTGGACAGGCCCCAAGCACGCGTCCCGTTCATGCACGCGTCCACGTTCCACGTCCACGCCCGTAACCCCAGGGCGTTGTCCTGGGGCCTCCGCCACGGCGTGCGGCCGGGGGATCCCGCCCCGGCGTGCCTTAACACGAGCCAAACCATCCCGTAATCGGAACCTTAACCCTGCCGGGTATACCTTGGCCTCGCCGCGTCCGGGACGGCCGTCCTGTGCTGGCGGCGATCCCCCAGGAAGGCCCGGCCCGGCCGCTCCACTGCCCAGCCGCGCCGGAACGTTCCGTAAACCCTTCCAAATGAAGGAGCGCCATGAAAGCCACACCCAAGAGCCTTGGCATTGCCGGCCTGATCCTCGGCCTCGGTGCTGCCGGCCCGGCCAGCGCCATCGAGGCCGGCAGTGCCGTGGCCGTGAGCTTCACCTGCCGGATGACGGACGGCACCGTGGCCGCCAGCACCGAGCCGTCCTGGAGCCAGGAGGGGGTTAAGGGCCTGGCCCCCATCTTCCTCAAGCCTGCCAAGCCCGGTCCCGTGACCTTGACCGCCGGAGCCACGGTGCGCCTCAACCCCGAGGCGGGCTTCGAAGAGGCGGTGCAGGCCTATCTGGCTGCTGAGCTGCCGGCCGCCCCTCTGGGCCAGCCCTGGACCGTCACCATAGAGGACCCGCCCAGGAGTGCCGGCGGCCAGGTGATCAAGTTGGCCCGGGTGCGCAAGCGGCCCAAGGAGGAGCGGATGACCGCCGACGAGTACAACCGCCGCACGGGCAAGACGCCGGCGGTTGGCGCCAGCCACACCATCGACCCGGCGGTGCCGGGAACGATCACGGCCGTGGGCCAGGACGGCCAGGTGACTATCGTCTACACCGCCGCACCGGGCACCCCCTTGACCACCCCCTTCGGCCCTGCCGTCATCCGGGACGGCGGCCAGACCTGGGAGATCGTCATCGACGCCCAGCCCGGCCGCCTGGTCCGGGTTGGCCCCCTGGTCGGCCGTATCACCGAAACCGCGGAAGAGACCTTCACCGCGGACTTCAGCCAACCCCTGGCCGGCGAAGCCCTCACCTGCGAGGTGACGGCCCAGCCCGAGAGAAAAGCGAATAGCGAATAGCGAACAAGGAATGTCCAACCGCAGAAGGGACCGGCAGGACTGATCCGAAACGTCAACGACCGGTTCCTTCAACCTTCGAAATTCCCGGTTGCACATGCTGCGGTTCGTCTTCACAGCAAAGGAGATCCTATGGCAAGCCCGTTCCTGCAGCGTCTGGCCAGCCTCGCCCTGGCCGTCTGTCCCCTCCTCCCCTTCCCGGCCGCGGCCCTGGCCGCCCCCATCGCCAACGGCGACCTGGTGGCCCTGCACTACACCATCCGCCTGGCGGACGGCCAGGTGGCTTTCACCTCCCGGCCGGAGGTGGACCGGGATGCCGGCCTGGCCAAGGCTCCCTGGTACCGGCCCAGGCCGGGACTGACCCCGGAGGAGATCCTGGTCGGGGCCGGAGAGCTGCTGCCTGGCCTGGACCGGGCCCTGGTTGGCCGGTCCATGGGCGAGCGGGCCACGCTCACCTTGCCGCCGGAGGAGGGCTTCGGCCTGCCGGACGAAAAGCTCCGGCGCCAGCTGCCCCTGGTGAAGCGGCTGCCCCGCAGCATCGGCATGAACGGCCGCATCTTCCTGGATCGGTTCGGCAAGCTGCCCCAGGTCGGCGACACCCCGCCCCTGGGGCCCTACGTCAAGGCCCGGGTGAGCGCGGTGGGCGGGGATCTCGTCACCATGGATGTGACGGCCGAAGATGGCCAGGTGGTGGAGGACGAGCTGGGCACCGCCCGGGTCCAGGTCACGGAGCAGGAGATCGAGATCCGGCTGGAGCCGAAGCTGGGCGCCATCCTGGAGATCGAAGGCCAGCCAGGCCGCATCGTGTCGGTGACCGGCGACCTCTTCACCGTGGACCTCAATCCGCCCTGGCTGGGTCAGACCGTCACCGTGGACTACGAGGTGGTGTCCGTGCAGCCGGCCGCCTCCCTGGCCGGTCCGGCCCTGCCCTGGGTCGAGGACCACGATGCCGGCCTGGCCGCCGCCGCGGCCGGCAATCGTCCTGCGATCCTGGTCCTCTACGCCGACTGGTGCCAGTACTGCAAGCGGCTCTTTGCCGAGACCCTGGAGGACCCCCGCATCAAGGCCATGGCCGAGCGCTATGTCTGGATCAAGGTCAACTCGGACCAGCTGACCCAATACAAGGAGCACTACAAGCAGGAGGGCTTCCCCCTGGTGGTGCTGCTGGACGCCCAGGGCCGGGAGAAGGCCAGGCTGGACGGCTTCAAGCCGGCCATGATCCTCAAGGCCGCCATCGAGGCCGCCTTGGTGCCGGCGGCCACGGGCGGCTGATGCCCCGAGGGCGCCCGCGCGGTTTTTCGGCATGCGCCGTGACGATACCGCCGCCGTCCCCCCCGGCGGCGACGCCCGAGGTGACACCCGGGGGTACCCCGGCGGTGATACGGTCCGCCCAGATTCCCAGGGCGTTGCCCTGGGCTGGTATGGAACGCCCTTTCAGGGCTGAAAACATTTCGGTGTGCACCCGCCGGGGCAACGCGGGCACGGCGGCATGCGGCCCCGGATTCCCCGCAGGGAGCGGGGCCGCTTTCTTGATGAAATCCGAACACCGTCGTAACCGGGCCTTCACGGAGGCCATCCACAATGATGAGCCGCAAGAGGCCGGGGCTCCCCTGGCCATCTCGTCCCTCAAGCCCGTTTCCCGGACACCCCGATGATTGTCCAGCCGCCTGCGCCGCGAAGCCGGCGCCCGGGCCGGTCAGCCATGACCCGCCTGCTCCTGCCCCTGCTCCTGGCTGTGGCCGTGGCCCGACCGCCGGCCGCGGTGGCAGCCGGGCAGGAGGACGCAGCCGGGGCTGTGGAAGCGGGCATGGTGGATGGAAGGGATCTGGCGGACAGCCAGGCCGAGGTTCCGGTGGACGAAGAGGTGCGCTTTGCCATCACCGGCTTTGTGGCCCGGGGCAACACCATCCTGCGGCCCGAGGAACTGGAGGAGGTGCTGGCGGACTTCACCGGCGAGGAGCGGACGGCCCAGGACGTGGAGGCGGCGCGGCAGGCCCTGGAGGCCCGCTACCACCAGGAGGGCTACCCGGCGGTGCTGGTGAACATCCCGCCCCAGGAGGTGGCCGAGGGGCAGGTCATCCTGGAGGTGGTGGAGAGCGTGGTGGGCGAGGTGATTGTGACCGGCAACCGGCACGTGACCTCCCAGCAGATCACCAGGCGCCTGCCCTCCCTGGCGGCCGGTCAGGTCCTCTACCTGCCGGTGGTCCAGGAGGAGCTGCTGCGGCTCAACCGGGGCCGGGATCTCACCGTGACCCCTACCCTCAAGCCTGGCGCCAGACCCGGCACCGTGGATGTGGAGCTGGCGGTGGAGGATCGGCTGCCCGTGCACGGCAGCCTGGAGTGGAACAACCGGGCCTCCCCCAACACCACGGCGAGCCGCCTCAATGCCGGCATCTCCTACGACGACCTGTGGCGGCGCGGCCATTCCCTGGCCCTGCAGGCCCAGGTCACGCCGGAGGACCCGGACGAGGCGCAGCTGGCGGCCCTGTCCTACCTGCTGCCGGCCCCGTGGCATCCGGATCAGATGCTGGCCCTGTTTGCCCTCTGGTCGGACAGCGCCACGGCCTTTGGCGACGGCTTTCTGGCCAAGGGTCAAGGCTTCCTGGTGGGGGCGCGCTGGGTGCTGCCGCTCCCGGGCTACCGGGCCTACAGCCACAACATCACGACCGGCTTTGACTACAAGGATTTCGACGAGAGCCTGGAGCTGGGGGACGGCCTGCCGGCGCAGGAGACGCCGGTGGCCTACGTGCCCCTCTACGCCTCCTACAACGCCTCGCTGCCGGATGCCTCCGG carries:
- a CDS encoding thioredoxin family protein, whose product is MASPFLQRLASLALAVCPLLPFPAAALAAPIANGDLVALHYTIRLADGQVAFTSRPEVDRDAGLAKAPWYRPRPGLTPEEILVGAGELLPGLDRALVGRSMGERATLTLPPEEGFGLPDEKLRRQLPLVKRLPRSIGMNGRIFLDRFGKLPQVGDTPPLGPYVKARVSAVGGDLVTMDVTAEDGQVVEDELGTARVQVTEQEIEIRLEPKLGAILEIEGQPGRIVSVTGDLFTVDLNPPWLGQTVTVDYEVVSVQPAASLAGPALPWVEDHDAGLAAAAAGNRPAILVLYADWCQYCKRLFAETLEDPRIKAMAERYVWIKVNSDQLTQYKEHYKQEGFPLVVLLDAQGREKARLDGFKPAMILKAAIEAALVPAATGG
- a CDS encoding ShlB/FhaC/HecB family hemolysin secretion/activation protein; translation: MTRLLLPLLLAVAVARPPAAVAAGQEDAAGAVEAGMVDGRDLADSQAEVPVDEEVRFAITGFVARGNTILRPEELEEVLADFTGEERTAQDVEAARQALEARYHQEGYPAVLVNIPPQEVAEGQVILEVVESVVGEVIVTGNRHVTSQQITRRLPSLAAGQVLYLPVVQEELLRLNRGRDLTVTPTLKPGARPGTVDVELAVEDRLPVHGSLEWNNRASPNTTASRLNAGISYDDLWRRGHSLALQAQVTPEDPDEAQLAALSYLLPAPWHPDQMLALFALWSDSATAFGDGFLAKGQGFLVGARWVLPLPGYRAYSHNITTGFDYKDFDESLELGDGLPAQETPVAYVPLYASYNASLPDASGSSSASAGLVAAFRGLGSSLDEFRDKRADSRGNFLVVTMGLERQQRLPAGFGLDLQVDGQMTDQPLVANEQYAAGGMTSVRGYRESEVAGDTAVHASAELTARDLGPLLGSKDDRLVPYAFWDWAELRIRDALPGQEDHFGLAGFGLGVRGRFFSGLEFQLDWATALMDAGEIDRGEKRLHFRVKYGF